CTATATTAATCGTATCTATGTGTTTATTTCTACTTTCTTGTATTTTTTTTGTTAAATAAATAAGTTTATCTTTCTGGTATTCTGCTATTTGAGGAATTGGCATCTGCTCCACAAACATTGGTTTAAATTCAAAATACCCTCCATTGCGAGTAACTCCTAACGATTTTATGTAATAACTGCTTATATTAGAATTTAATAATCCTAATAAATATAAATCATTTGAACAAAAAAAAGCAGAGGGAGCATTAATATAATAACCTTCATCTATTAATGTAAATTGGCTATTCAGACTGAGGTTTCCCCAACCTATTTTTTGCTTAGAGAAATCGTCC
The sequence above is a segment of the Dysgonomonas mossii genome. Coding sequences within it:
- a CDS encoding TaqI-like C-terminal specificity domain-containing protein, whose product is DDFSKQKIGWGNLSLNSQFTLIDEGYYINAPSAFFCSNDLYLLGLLNSNISSYYIKSLGVTRNGGYFEFKPMFVEQMPIPQIAEYQKDKLIYLTKKIQESRNKHIDTINIEVEVNRLVYDLYQLSIEEVEFLENTIK